The Acinetobacter sp. SAAs474 DNA window TGGAATTTGTTGAAAGTTAAAGTCAGTCGCATAGCGTTTTGCAGCGCGTTGAGGAATAATGGCAATGCCTACACCATCAGCAATGACCTGTACAATGGCCGCAAAATTGGGTAAACGTAAGCGATATTGAATTTGTGTATTGAGTTGTTTAGCTTGAGTATCAATGGACTGTTGTAAAGAATGATGTTGCATTAAACCAATAAATGGCTCGTGTACAACCTGTTGTAGACTAAGCTGTTGAGAGGAGGCTAACCGATGTTGTATCGGGCAAATCAATACCAGTGGATCTGTTGCAAACTCTAATGTTGATAAATGATCAACAGCAAAAAAACTAGAAATCAGTCCCAGCTGTGCCGAGCCGTTTTCAATCGCATGGATGATCATGCTGGATTCAGCTTCTTTAAGCTGAAGATGTATATTGGGATTTTGCAGTAAATATTCTGGGAGTAAGGTGGGTAAATATTCACTTTGTGCAGATGAATTACACCACAGTATAAGATCGTGATAATGACCTGTACTAAAAGGCAGCATTGCGAATTCTAGCTGCTGTGCTTGTTGTATCATTTGCTCGGCATGCTGAATAAAGATTTGACCCGCCAAGGTCAGTTTTACCCCCGAAGCATGACGTGTAAATAAATCTACGGCATATTGTTGTTCGAGTTTTTTGATTCGTTCACTACATGCCTGTAGTGATAAGGCAGCTTGTGCTGCACCTTTGGTTAAACTCCCTGTTTCCACAATATATAAGACCAATTGCAAATCAAAAAGATCAAGACGTATCATGAGAGTGAAATCACTTTATCATTGAGCAAGTTCAGCATCATATATTAAAAAAGCAGTCCGAAGACTGCTTTTTAGCGATCAATTTGATTTGGATGATTCGGTTAAACTAAAAAACCAGTTTAGTAATAAGGCTGCAAATGTTGCTGTACCAATACCACCTAAATTAAAGCTACCAAATTGTAAAGCAAAGTCACCGGTACCTAAAATCAGCGTGACAGCAGCAACAATCAGATTTTTGTTTTGAGAAAAATCGACTTTATTTTCAATCCAGATTTTTGCACCAGCAATAGTAATTAAGCCAAATACTACAATTGATGCACCTGTTAAAATTGCGGTTGGAATGGTATGAATCACAGCACCAAACTTGGGGGAGAGGCCTAAAAATATGGCAAAAATACCCGCAATTGCAAAAATAATCGTGGAATAGACGCGAGTGACTGCCATGACACCAATATTTTCACCATAGGTCGTCATCCCCGGCGCACCGACACTCCCCGAGAGTGTGGTTGCAACACCATCTGCCAAAAAGGCCTTGCCAATTTGTGGATCAAGATTCTCTCCAGTCATTGCACCCACTGCTTTAATATGACCTAAATTTTCAGCCATTAAAATCAGAGCGACTGGTGCAATAATTAGAATGGCATTGATATCGAATGTTGGCGCGTGCAGGGTGGGTACACCAAACCAGCTGGCTTGTTGAATGGGTAAAAAGTTAATCGGTGTGCCATAACCGAATACATTACTAATGAGATAGTAAATAAAATAGGCCATGACCAGACCAACCAGTAACAATAAGCGTTGTAATAGGCCTTTGGTAAATACCGCAATAGCGCCCATACATAATACGGTCAAGAGCGACATCCACATATTAAAAGGATTACCCGCAACACTTTTTACCGTAACTGGCGCTAAGTTTAGGCCAATAATCATCACCACTGCACCAGTCACAACAGGTGGCATTAATTTTTCAATCCAAGCTGTGCCCGTTGCCATGACCATTAAGCCAAAAATCGCATATAAGATACCGCAGGCCATAATACCGCCTGCTGCAACGGCCAGATTGGTATTGGGCGCGCCTGTTCCTGATGCGGCATAACCTGTTGCTGCAATAACGACACCAATAAATGCAAAACTTGAACCCAAATAACTCGGAACACGACCACCGGTCATGATAAAGAATAAAATGGTACAAATTCCTGACATTAAAATGGCAAGATTAGGATCAAATCCCATGAGAAATGGTGCCAGTACGGTTGAACCGAACATGGCAAAAGCATGTTGTATCCCTAAAACAATACTTTGATTGGTTGGAAGATATTCATTTGTGCCCACTGGGCGTGCATCGATATTGCCCTGATAAGGACGCCATTGGGGAAACCAATTGGACATAAAATGAGCACTCAAAAGCTAAATTGTGCACATGATACTCTTGTTTATAACAAGATTTAATCCATTCAAGTGAAATTTTATTAAAACTAATTATATGACTTACATCAATTTTTACCATATGGTAAAAGTTTTTTATAATTATGTTCTCTTAACTTGGTGAATTCAGATCAATTTTTAAAATATGATCAGCCTAAACATGATTTTATCGAGCGAGTGCCAAACTGATCATAGTGATTAAAATGTGTTGAATAAAGAAGCAGATCATCGCGATCTGCTTCTACAGTCATGATCAATTAGCCTGTATTGCGAAGTCCTGCTGCAATTCCGGTAATACTCACCATCAGTGCATGATCAATCGGTGTATGTTCAGACTGTTGTGTTGCAATATAGGCACGACGACGTTTCATTAATTCAGCTTGTAGCAGATGTAAGGGGAGTAAATAAGGTTTACGCACTTTCATCGACTGATCGAGTACATCATTACTACTCAATAGTTTTGATTCACCTTTTAATAGCAATAAGGTGTCTACCGCATTTTTTAGGCGTTGACGTAACTCTGCACCTAAAATTTTTAAATGTTCATCATCCGTTAAATGTGATTCATAATACAGTGCAATATGTGCATCTGATTTGGACAGCACCATTTCCAGCATATCAATTAAGGTTTGGAAATATGGCCATTCCAGCAACATTTGATCAAGAATTACTTTTTGATCATCTGCAATCATTTGATGCAGTGCAGTTCCTGTACCGAGCCATGCAGGTAACATCAGACGAATTTGAGTCCAAGCAAAAACCCAAGGGATAGCACGTAGTGATTCAATTCCACCACTGACTTTACGTTTTGCAGGACGTGATCCTAGTGGTAACATTTGTAATTCAAGCTCAGGTGTTACTGTTCTTAGATATTTTACAAAATGTGGATTTTCACGTACGGTTTGACGATAAACCTGTACCGAACGATTGGTCATCAAATTCATCAAATGACGCCATTCTGCTTTAGGCACAGGTGGAGGAAGCAGCGTCGCCTCTAACGTTGCTGCAGTATAGACTTCCAGATTTTGCAGTGCCACACCCTCTAAGCCAAATTTAAAACGAATCATTTCACCTTGTTCAGTGACACGAATTGCGCCAGAAATTGAACCTGGAGGTTGTGAAAAAAGAGCTTGCTGTGTCGGTGCACCACCGCGACTGATTGAACCACCACGGCCATGGAATAAGGTCAGTTGTACCTGATGTTGCTGAGCGATTGCGGTTAATTCTTCTTGTGCTCGATATTGTGCCCAGTTGGCGGACATAAACCCAGCATCTTTTGCCGAATCTGAATAGCCAATCATCACTTCATGTTTACCTTGAATATGCTGTTTATACCAATGCATATTAAATAAGGTATTCATGGTGTCTGCCGCACCATCTAAATCTTTGAGGGTTTCAAATAAGGGAACGACTCTTAAAGGATGCTGAATACCCGCTTCTTTTTGTAATAATAATACAGCTAAAATATCACTTGGATATTCAGCCATCGAAATAATATAGGCACCTAAGCATTCTTGAGGCTGTTGTGCCAATGTGCGCATAGTGGCAAAAACTTCTTGTACATCTGGATGTTCAATCAGACTTTGCTGTGGCTCTTGCAAAAACTTAGGTAATAAAGGGCGTTTGCTTTGTAACTCTTGTAATAAAAAGTTTTGACGTGCTTGTTCAGTCCATGTTTCAAAATTGCCCAGACCCAAATATTCAGTAATTGCTGAAATAGCCTGACGATGACGTCCAGACTCTTGACGAATATCCAGTTTTAACAGTTCGATACCAAAACAATTCACACGATGAATAAAGTCGAGCAATTTGCCATTGGCGATTTCTGCCAGATTCGATTCTACCAACGAGCGATAACACAGTTGTAACGGTTGTAATAGTTCATCTTTACTGTGAATAATACCTGTTGCATCGGCTTGTCGACCAGCCAGTTTTTCTGCCAGCCAGTGACGAGTTGCTTTTAATTGTTCACGGGTATGGCGTAAATATTCACGATAAGGTTCAGCATGTTGATAGCCTAATGTTTGTTGTAGCTCTGCAGAACATTGTGATATGGACAGTTCCCAGCGTAGTGCTTCAATATCACGTAAATAGAGATCGGCAGCCTTCCAGCGCGATAACCACAGTACTTCTTGTGTGACTTGATGAGTTACGTTTGGATTGCCATCACGGTCTCCTCCCATCCAAGAAGCAAAACGTATTGGTGAAATATTCAGGGGTAAATGTTGTTGGCAGTGATGATGAACCAGTTCATCCAATTCACGCATAAATTTAGGAATCGCATTCCATAGCGTTTGTTCGATGGTGGTAAAACCCCATTTTGCCTCATCAATCGGTGTTGGACGGTGCTGGCGAATTTCATCGGTCTGCCATGCAGAACAGATGAGTTGTTTGAGATCATCAAGGATTGCTTGACGTTCACGTGGCGTTAGTTTTTGTTGATCTAATTTAAATAAACAGTCATTAATACCATCATATTTTTGAATCAATGTTCTACGACTGACTTCTGTAGGATGTGCGGTAAGTACGAGCTCGATCTTTAATTCACAAATTTGTTGATATAGTGCTGTTGTGGAAATTTGTTGTGTTTTAAATTTTTCAAATAAATGATCGAGTGGATTTGGTGATGGAGAATGAGGATCAAATTCACGTTGTCGACGACTGCGAACGACATGGTATTGTTCGGCAATATTGGCAAAGTTTAAAAAATGGCTAAATGCACGCGTGAGTGGCAAAATTTCTTCATCGTTTAAACTCGATAATAAGGTCGCCAATTGTTGTTCTGCTTCAGCTTGACCATCTCTGGCACCTTTAGATAAAGCACGAATTTGCTCTACTTGATTAAACAAATCTTGTCCGACTTGTTCCTTGAGTATTTCTCCTAATAAATTCCCAAGTAAACGTACGTCTTCGCGTAAAGGGGCATCAATTTGTTGAATCATTTATCATTCTCCTTACATTCTTTATTTGACTATACTCTGAAATAATGACAATCCAAGTGACCTCCAGACAAAAGTAGCAGTGAATAAACCGCTAAATTCAAGCACTGTTATAGCATGGAAATATCAAAAAACTGGCCGATATTGATAT harbors:
- the ppc gene encoding phosphoenolpyruvate carboxylase codes for the protein MIQQIDAPLREDVRLLGNLLGEILKEQVGQDLFNQVEQIRALSKGARDGQAEAEQQLATLLSSLNDEEILPLTRAFSHFLNFANIAEQYHVVRSRRQREFDPHSPSPNPLDHLFEKFKTQQISTTALYQQICELKIELVLTAHPTEVSRRTLIQKYDGINDCLFKLDQQKLTPRERQAILDDLKQLICSAWQTDEIRQHRPTPIDEAKWGFTTIEQTLWNAIPKFMRELDELVHHHCQQHLPLNISPIRFASWMGGDRDGNPNVTHQVTQEVLWLSRWKAADLYLRDIEALRWELSISQCSAELQQTLGYQHAEPYREYLRHTREQLKATRHWLAEKLAGRQADATGIIHSKDELLQPLQLCYRSLVESNLAEIANGKLLDFIHRVNCFGIELLKLDIRQESGRHRQAISAITEYLGLGNFETWTEQARQNFLLQELQSKRPLLPKFLQEPQQSLIEHPDVQEVFATMRTLAQQPQECLGAYIISMAEYPSDILAVLLLQKEAGIQHPLRVVPLFETLKDLDGAADTMNTLFNMHWYKQHIQGKHEVMIGYSDSAKDAGFMSANWAQYRAQEELTAIAQQHQVQLTLFHGRGGSISRGGAPTQQALFSQPPGSISGAIRVTEQGEMIRFKFGLEGVALQNLEVYTAATLEATLLPPPVPKAEWRHLMNLMTNRSVQVYRQTVRENPHFVKYLRTVTPELELQMLPLGSRPAKRKVSGGIESLRAIPWVFAWTQIRLMLPAWLGTGTALHQMIADDQKVILDQMLLEWPYFQTLIDMLEMVLSKSDAHIALYYESHLTDDEHLKILGAELRQRLKNAVDTLLLLKGESKLLSSNDVLDQSMKVRKPYLLPLHLLQAELMKRRRAYIATQQSEHTPIDHALMVSITGIAAGLRNTG
- a CDS encoding solute carrier family 23 protein, whose product is MSNWFPQWRPYQGNIDARPVGTNEYLPTNQSIVLGIQHAFAMFGSTVLAPFLMGFDPNLAILMSGICTILFFIMTGGRVPSYLGSSFAFIGVVIAATGYAASGTGAPNTNLAVAAGGIMACGILYAIFGLMVMATGTAWIEKLMPPVVTGAVVMIIGLNLAPVTVKSVAGNPFNMWMSLLTVLCMGAIAVFTKGLLQRLLLLVGLVMAYFIYYLISNVFGYGTPINFLPIQQASWFGVPTLHAPTFDINAILIIAPVALILMAENLGHIKAVGAMTGENLDPQIGKAFLADGVATTLSGSVGAPGMTTYGENIGVMAVTRVYSTIIFAIAGIFAIFLGLSPKFGAVIHTIPTAILTGASIVVFGLITIAGAKIWIENKVDFSQNKNLIVAAVTLILGTGDFALQFGSFNLGGIGTATFAALLLNWFFSLTESSKSN
- a CDS encoding LysR substrate-binding domain-containing protein → MRLDLFDLQLVLYIVETGSLTKGAAQAALSLQACSERIKKLEQQYAVDLFTRHASGVKLTLAGQIFIQHAEQMIQQAQQLEFAMLPFSTGHYHDLILWCNSSAQSEYLPTLLPEYLLQNPNIHLQLKEAESSMIIHAIENGSAQLGLISSFFAVDHLSTLEFATDPLVLICPIQHRLASSQQLSLQQVVHEPFIGLMQHHSLQQSIDTQAKQLNTQIQYRLRLPNFAAIVQVIADGVGIAIIPQRAAKRYATDFNFQQIPLEGQWANRKLLLVAKNFADLSPAYQHLSTFLSSYQSNIRTNT